A portion of the Bacteroidales bacterium genome contains these proteins:
- a CDS encoding fused MFS/spermidine synthase has protein sequence IVWTRIFQLQLGTSIYSFSMVLGIYLLGSAIGSLLSGKLYKNIKNPIKTLGYLIIFIGLYTIAGLYLFTLFTPVAISESLGISKILIPLIVIFPVTFTLGIIFPIVSSCFVKSRNKIGNGIGFLYSMNTLGCIVGSLFAGYILIKYFGTRNTVILVSLINCLMGFIVLTVGLEKLIRNKNLIIASILLIAGLLISIYSPDPFYTVIKKVVYSSKSKMEVYYHKEGISATTTAYGSKTDFFDKHILINGMGMTSLVSETKLMAHLPVLLNGDAKDVLIICFGMGTCLKSCVTHEKVNIEIVELVGEEYETYNYFHKNGSEILKNPRVKHFADDGRNYLLLRDKKYDVITIDPAPPLWSAGTVNLYTRNFFELCKKHLSDKGIFCLWIPPCQYTEVKMIIKTYIDVFPNTIIFSGIKYKGFYMLGAKEPIKINVDKFKEAKNDKNIMNDINEWENIFNSPEEMLNLKVADAYELREFLENEKIITDNYPYTEFPLWRKTYNKNFNVWFDADMLKKILKGELRIGY, from the coding sequence ATTGTATGGACAAGAATTTTTCAACTGCAATTAGGCACATCCATTTATTCTTTCAGCATGGTATTAGGGATATATCTCTTAGGTTCTGCTATTGGAAGTTTATTATCCGGAAAGTTATATAAAAACATTAAAAATCCGATAAAAACTTTAGGATACTTAATTATTTTTATCGGATTATACACGATTGCCGGATTATATTTATTTACGTTATTTACACCTGTGGCGATTTCCGAGTCGCTGGGTATTTCAAAAATTTTAATACCGCTGATAGTTATATTTCCAGTAACATTCACATTGGGAATTATTTTTCCTATTGTATCAAGTTGTTTCGTTAAAAGCAGAAATAAAATCGGAAACGGAATTGGTTTTCTGTATTCCATGAATACGCTAGGTTGCATTGTTGGCTCTTTGTTTGCGGGTTATATTCTTATAAAATATTTTGGCACAAGAAACACCGTTATATTGGTTTCATTGATTAATTGTTTAATGGGATTTATAGTTTTAACAGTTGGTTTGGAAAAATTAATAAGGAATAAAAATTTAATTATTGCTTCGATATTGTTAATTGCCGGTTTATTGATAAGTATATACTCTCCCGACCCTTTTTATACAGTAATTAAAAAAGTTGTATATAGTTCAAAAAGCAAGATGGAAGTATATTATCACAAGGAAGGTATTTCTGCCACAACTACAGCTTACGGTTCCAAAACAGATTTCTTTGATAAACATATTTTGATTAATGGAATGGGCATGACATCATTGGTGAGTGAAACAAAATTAATGGCACATCTTCCTGTTCTTTTAAATGGCGATGCAAAAGATGTTTTGATAATTTGTTTCGGTATGGGAACATGCCTTAAATCATGTGTTACTCATGAAAAGGTAAATATTGAAATTGTTGAATTGGTTGGCGAAGAATATGAAACATATAATTATTTTCATAAAAACGGAAGTGAAATTTTAAAAAATCCACGCGTTAAACATTTTGCTGATGACGGCAGAAATTATTTATTGCTAAGGGATAAAAAATATGATGTAATAACAATTGACCCTGCTCCGCCATTGTGGAGTGCCGGCACAGTAAATCTTTACACAAGAAATTTCTTTGAACTTTGTAAAAAACATTTAAGCGATAAAGGCATATTCTGCTTATGGATTCCTCCATGCCAGTATACTGAAGTTAAGATGATAATTAAAACTTATATTGATGTTTTTCCAAACACAATTATTTTCAGCGGTATCAAATACAAGGGTTTTTACATGCTTGGAGCAAAGGAACCGATAAAAATAAATGTTGATAAATTTAAAGAAGCAAAAAACGATAAAAATATAATGAATGATATAAATGAATGGGAAAATATTTTCAACTCTCCCGAAGAAATGCTAAATCTTAAAGTTGCCGATGCTTATGAATTAAGAGAATTCTTAGAAAATGAAAAAATAATTACAGATAATTATCCATATACAGAATTTCCATTGTGGAGAAAAACTTACAATAAAAATTTTAATGTTTGGTTTGATGCTGATATGCTGAAAAAGATTTTGAAAGGTGAGTTAAGGATTGGATATTAA
- a CDS encoding glycosyltransferase family 4 protein: protein MRILLINHYAGSSKLGMEYRPYYLAKEWVKNGHDVTIIASSFSHVRSVQPEVKSNFETQNIDGIKYIWLKTKAYQGNSIKRFFNILEFVFKLFFKSSYIAKTFKPDVVIASSTYPLDIYPAYRIAKKAKAKLVYEIHDLWPLSPMEIGGYSKRHPLIILMQAAEKFCYKKSDLVISILPKTLEHCVSHGLEPTKWHHIPNGISLERSENQQEIPIQQKNILEQIRIAHKYIIGYTGSIGSANAVKDFILAAYLLKNENVAFVVIGKGAEKENLEKLKNENNLRNVYFIEPVPKKSILKVLNILDFLFIGLKKQNLFRFGVSPNKLFDYMLSGKPIIQAIDAGNDIVSEAKCGFTIEPENPQAIAGAIRKIIALPQNEIIEMGKNGKDYVIQNHDYKIIANKFLEIIK, encoded by the coding sequence ATGAGAATTCTTTTAATAAATCATTACGCAGGAAGTTCAAAACTCGGAATGGAATATCGCCCGTATTATCTTGCAAAGGAATGGGTGAAAAACGGGCATGATGTAACTATTATAGCTTCTTCATTTTCGCATGTCCGTTCAGTTCAGCCGGAAGTAAAATCGAATTTTGAAACTCAAAATATTGACGGGATAAAATACATTTGGCTTAAAACTAAAGCATATCAGGGAAATTCCATAAAACGTTTTTTTAACATACTCGAATTTGTTTTTAAATTATTTTTTAAAAGTTCTTATATTGCTAAAACATTTAAGCCGGATGTTGTAATTGCATCATCCACTTATCCACTTGATATTTATCCTGCATACAGAATAGCAAAAAAAGCCAAAGCAAAATTAGTTTATGAAATTCACGATTTGTGGCCTCTCTCACCGATGGAAATCGGAGGATATTCGAAACGACATCCTTTAATAATATTAATGCAAGCTGCCGAAAAATTTTGTTATAAAAAATCAGATTTGGTGATTTCAATTTTACCAAAAACTCTCGAACATTGTGTTTCGCATGGTTTAGAGCCGACAAAATGGCACCACATTCCAAATGGAATAAGTTTAGAAAGATCGGAAAATCAGCAGGAAATACCAATTCAACAAAAAAATATTTTGGAACAAATCAGAATCGCACACAAATATATAATTGGATATACAGGTAGTATCGGCTCTGCTAATGCAGTAAAAGATTTTATTCTTGCTGCATATTTATTGAAAAATGAGAATGTTGCTTTTGTAGTTATTGGAAAAGGAGCAGAAAAAGAAAATTTAGAGAAATTAAAGAATGAAAACAATCTTCGCAATGTATATTTTATTGAACCTGTTCCTAAAAAATCGATTTTAAAAGTTCTTAATATTTTAGATTTCTTATTTATTGGCTTAAAAAAACAAAATTTATTTCGCTTTGGAGTTAGTCCGAATAAATTATTTGATTACATGTTAAGTGGGAAGCCAATAATTCAAGCAATTGATGCAGGTAATGATATTGTTTCAGAAGCAAAATGTGGCTTTACTATCGAACCGGAAAATCCACAAGCAATTGCTGGAGCTATAAGAAAAATAATTGCCTTACCGCAAAATGAAATTATTGAAATGGGTAAAAATGGGAAAGATTATGTAATACAAAATCATGATTACAAAATAATAGCCAATAAATTTTTAGAAATTATAAAATAA
- a CDS encoding DegT/DnrJ/EryC1/StrS family aminotransferase produces the protein MMIPFSPPHIDQKIINEVVDTLKSGWITTGPKTKLFEKKLTAYNGNKCTICLSSATAGLELVLRWFGVKEGDEVILPAYTYSATANVIIHCGAKPVFVDINKNDFNISVENIKKVITSKTKVIMPVDIGGLPCDYDEINDLANNPEIKKLFSPINENQKKLDRILILSDAAHSLGATYKGKRTGVLADITVFSFHAVKNLTTAEGGAIAFNLEPPFDNEEIYNFFNLFSLHGQNKDALAKTQKGKWKYDIETAGYKANMTDIAASMGLVELERYDSDILVKRKHIFDTYSKMFSNYSWAELQEYSTNIKKSSCHLFLLRIKSIDEFKRDKIIQNIFEQDVSVNVHFIPVPLFSFYKKLGYNIDNYPIAYDNFSREISLPVFYDLTDEQIEIVAKSVVNAVKKII, from the coding sequence ATTATGATTCCATTTTCACCACCACATATTGACCAGAAAATAATTAATGAGGTAGTTGATACTTTGAAATCGGGTTGGATTACTACAGGACCAAAAACAAAATTATTTGAAAAAAAACTTACTGCATATAATGGGAATAAATGTACAATTTGCCTGAGTTCAGCAACTGCAGGATTAGAGCTTGTTTTAAGATGGTTTGGTGTTAAAGAAGGAGATGAGGTTATTTTGCCTGCTTATACATACTCAGCAACTGCAAATGTCATAATTCATTGTGGTGCAAAACCTGTTTTTGTTGATATAAATAAAAATGATTTTAATATTTCGGTGGAAAATATTAAAAAAGTAATTACATCAAAAACAAAAGTTATTATGCCGGTTGATATTGGCGGTTTGCCTTGTGATTATGATGAGATAAATGATTTGGCAAACAATCCTGAAATTAAAAAATTATTTTCACCTATAAATGAAAATCAGAAAAAATTAGACAGGATATTAATATTATCAGATGCTGCACATTCACTTGGAGCTACATATAAAGGAAAAAGAACAGGTGTACTTGCCGACATAACTGTGTTTTCTTTTCATGCAGTTAAAAATTTAACTACAGCCGAGGGTGGAGCAATTGCTTTTAATCTTGAACCACCTTTTGATAATGAAGAAATATATAATTTTTTTAATTTGTTTTCACTCCATGGACAAAATAAAGATGCTTTAGCTAAAACGCAAAAAGGGAAATGGAAATATGATATTGAAACAGCCGGCTATAAAGCAAATATGACTGACATTGCTGCATCTATGGGATTAGTTGAGTTGGAACGTTACGATAGTGATATTTTAGTTAAGAGAAAACATATTTTTGATACATATTCAAAAATGTTTTCAAATTATTCGTGGGCTGAATTACAGGAGTATTCGACAAATATAAAAAAATCATCATGCCATCTTTTTTTGCTTCGCATAAAAAGTATTGATGAATTTAAAAGAGATAAAATTATACAAAATATTTTTGAGCAAGACGTTTCTGTGAATGTCCATTTTATTCCTGTTCCTTTATTTTCATTTTATAAAAAACTTGGATATAATATTGACAATTATCCAATAGCTTATGATAACTTTTCTAGGGAAATTTCATTGCCTGTTTTTTATGATTTAACTGATGAACAAATTGAAATAGTAGCGAAATCGGTTGTTAATGCTGTAAAAAAAATAATATAA
- a CDS encoding sugar transferase gives MLIKIFDLLFSFLLLIILFPFFIIISLAIVVDSKGGVFYLQNRVGFKGKEFKLYKFRTMYVDSDKEGLLTIGAKDMRITKVGIVLRKYKLDEIPQLLNVLIGNMSFVGPRPEVKKYVDFYSEEQRKILNVKPGITDCASIVYYKESEMLSNPVDPEKKYINEIMPKKIKLNMTFIDNYNFKTYFNILLKTFFKIIKSIGKN, from the coding sequence ATGCTTATTAAAATCTTTGACTTGCTATTTTCATTTTTGTTATTGATAATATTATTTCCTTTTTTTATAATTATATCATTGGCAATAGTGGTTGACAGCAAAGGAGGGGTATTTTATTTGCAAAACAGGGTTGGATTTAAGGGGAAGGAGTTTAAATTGTATAAGTTTCGCACCATGTATGTTGATTCTGATAAAGAAGGATTATTAACAATTGGTGCAAAAGACATGAGAATAACAAAAGTGGGAATTGTTTTGAGAAAATATAAACTTGATGAGATTCCGCAATTATTAAATGTATTAATAGGAAATATGAGTTTTGTGGGTCCCCGACCGGAGGTGAAGAAATATGTGGATTTTTATTCTGAGGAGCAAAGAAAAATTTTAAATGTGAAGCCGGGCATTACTGATTGTGCTTCAATTGTGTATTATAAAGAAAGTGAAATGCTTTCGAATCCCGTTGACCCCGAAAAAAAATACATTAATGAAATAATGCCAAAAAAGATAAAACTAAATATGACTTTTATAGATAATTATAATTTTAAAACATATTTTAATATTCTTTTAAAAACATTTTTTAAAATCATAAAGAGCATTGGCAAAAATTAG
- a CDS encoding O-antigen ligase family protein has product MAKISIYKLNPFASKANYYLVILIVLLLPVARKIIPTLLVLLFVTWLLEGNFFVKWENFKKTKLALILPAFFVLHILGLCYAGNLKSGFFDLEVKLSLFFIPIVFVSNNEYYKNKINKILLFFIVGNIIEALFCLGGSFINLFYKYSPYVIGCFKNDPISFINDNFTYHFLSKSFHPSYFSMYCALCLQILIYFLYYNIYKSHKKLQYASILFFIFFIFLLSSKAGIITITILIFVNTFLFFKKKKVFFVSSLLIFLLTILLFATLKFNQRIIYIISQLKTTSINEKNIKTTEDRLLIWYNSIEIIKEHPIIGVGTGNVKDELLEVYRRNNMQKAILNNYNAHNQFLETFIALGFVGFSMLIVILIIPLINAIKKRDVLLLAFIVIISINFMFESMLNTQAGVVFFAFFYSFLNYVKPISTSSTLNT; this is encoded by the coding sequence TTGGCAAAAATTAGTATTTATAAGTTGAACCCTTTTGCATCCAAAGCAAATTATTATTTAGTGATATTAATTGTGCTCCTTTTACCTGTTGCAAGAAAAATAATTCCTACTTTGCTGGTTCTCTTATTTGTTACATGGTTGCTTGAAGGAAATTTTTTTGTGAAATGGGAAAATTTTAAAAAAACAAAATTGGCACTTATTTTGCCTGCATTTTTTGTTTTGCATATATTAGGTCTTTGCTATGCCGGAAATTTAAAAAGTGGTTTTTTCGATTTAGAAGTTAAATTATCTCTTTTTTTTATTCCAATAGTTTTTGTGAGCAATAATGAATATTATAAAAATAAAATTAATAAGATACTTTTGTTTTTTATTGTCGGTAATATTATTGAAGCACTATTTTGTCTGGGTGGCTCTTTTATTAACCTTTTTTACAAGTACTCTCCATATGTTATCGGATGTTTTAAAAATGACCCTATATCATTTATAAACGATAACTTCACATATCATTTTCTTTCAAAGTCATTTCATCCTTCATATTTTTCAATGTATTGTGCATTATGCCTGCAGATATTAATATACTTTCTTTATTACAATATTTATAAGAGTCATAAAAAACTTCAATATGCTTCTATTCTTTTTTTTATTTTTTTTATATTTTTACTTTCATCAAAAGCAGGTATTATAACAATTACAATTCTTATTTTTGTAAATACATTTTTGTTTTTTAAGAAGAAAAAAGTTTTTTTTGTAAGCTCTTTACTTATTTTTTTATTAACTATATTACTTTTTGCCACTCTGAAATTCAATCAGCGAATAATTTATATTATAAGTCAGTTGAAAACAACATCTATTAATGAGAAAAATATAAAAACAACAGAAGATAGATTGTTGATATGGTATAATTCAATAGAAATTATAAAAGAACATCCAATTATAGGTGTTGGTACCGGAAATGTAAAAGACGAATTATTGGAAGTATACAGAAGAAATAATATGCAGAAAGCTATACTGAATAATTATAATGCCCATAATCAATTTCTCGAAACTTTTATTGCTCTCGGATTTGTCGGATTTTCGATGCTTATTGTAATTTTAATTATTCCTTTAATCAATGCAATCAAAAAAAGAGACGTACTTTTATTAGCATTTATTGTTATTATTAGTATTAACTTTATGTTTGAATCAATGCTAAATACTCAGGCAGGAGTTGTGTTTTTTGCATTTTTTTATTCGTTTTTGAATTATGTGAAACCAATCAGTACTTCGAGTACCTTAAATACTTGA
- a CDS encoding DUF3795 domain-containing protein, which translates to MIELAVCGNNCNYCPRYIATKKGDVKNLKKVAELWEKTGFRNSVESPDIIACKGCRVEQNCRYGIFECAKEKGVDNCGQCEDYPCENISEVFDKAKSYKKIVKRACTKKEYDILNKAFFCKMQTLDKISGINKKKFKF; encoded by the coding sequence ATGATAGAGTTAGCTGTTTGTGGAAATAACTGCAATTATTGTCCTCGTTATATAGCAACCAAAAAGGGAGATGTAAAAAATCTGAAAAAAGTTGCTGAATTGTGGGAAAAAACAGGATTCAGAAATTCTGTCGAATCGCCTGATATAATTGCTTGCAAAGGATGCAGAGTTGAACAAAATTGCAGATATGGAATTTTTGAATGTGCAAAAGAAAAAGGTGTTGATAATTGCGGACAGTGCGAAGATTATCCTTGTGAAAATATTTCCGAAGTATTTGATAAAGCAAAATCATACAAGAAAATCGTAAAAAGAGCATGTACAAAAAAAGAATATGATATTTTAAATAAAGCATTTTTCTGCAAAATGCAAACACTTGATAAAATTTCGGGAATTAATAAAAAGAAATTCAAATTCTGA
- a CDS encoding TIGR02757 family protein has protein sequence MTKKQLRNLLEEKYNQYNNQSFIESDPISIPHKFTKKEDIEISGFLAATIAWGQRKSIIRNANRIIELMHNSPHDFLMNAKQKDFEKFNCCIHRTFNGDDCIYFLKSLQNVYLKHGGIENCFNNALKKENDLRFAISYFRDMFFELPHAKRTQKHFSNPDKKSTAKKINMFLRWMVRNDNRGVDFGIWKKIKPNQLYIPLDVHVGNTARRLGLLKRKQNDWYAVVELTNCLRDFDADDPVKYDFALFGLGVNEV, from the coding sequence ATGACAAAAAAACAACTTCGCAATTTACTCGAAGAAAAATATAATCAATACAACAATCAATCTTTCATCGAATCGGACCCTATTTCTATTCCACATAAATTCACAAAAAAAGAAGATATTGAAATTTCGGGATTCTTAGCTGCTACTATTGCATGGGGACAACGAAAAAGTATTATTAGAAATGCAAACAGAATTATTGAATTAATGCATAACTCACCTCATGATTTTTTGATGAATGCAAAACAAAAAGATTTTGAAAAATTTAATTGTTGTATTCACAGAACGTTTAACGGCGATGATTGCATTTACTTTTTAAAGTCGTTACAAAATGTTTATTTGAAACATGGCGGAATTGAAAATTGTTTTAATAATGCTTTGAAAAAAGAGAATGATTTAAGATTTGCTATTTCATATTTCAGGGATATGTTTTTTGAGTTACCTCATGCTAAAAGAACACAGAAGCATTTTTCCAATCCTGATAAAAAATCAACAGCAAAAAAAATAAATATGTTTTTACGTTGGATGGTGCGTAATGACAATAGGGGAGTGGACTTTGGAATATGGAAAAAAATAAAACCGAATCAATTGTATATTCCTTTGGATGTTCATGTTGGCAATACAGCCCGAAGATTGGGATTGTTAAAAAGAAAGCAAAACGATTGGTATGCTGTTGTGGAACTTACGAATTGTTTAAGGGATTTTGATGCTGACGACCCTGTGAAATATGATTTTGCTTTGTTCGGGTTGGGAGTTAATGAAGTTTAA
- a CDS encoding DUF4421 family protein: MPLVNRFFLLLVLILFSLQSKSQSTHIRYPNIEVNDNIIVKALIQSPLLSLDISDKNKIGKKISYSPNIVESIGAGFACNLLGLSVSIKLLRNEKKDLKYGKTDYNNFQVYLYGRRIGLEASYQYYKGFYLFNAPSFDVNWNYNSKYPTISTMEINNLTINCFYIFSRKFSIKASFNQTERQLKSAGSFLFMASLNRIFVNSDSSLIPKTEKQNYSEFDAFRRGEFYNYEVSPGYAYSIILKRFYFTPMLFIGGGYQKQECNIKSKSDFGYKLGLKYFLGYNGKKIIIGAFGMNEIWFAKVSNAILQLYASKYRFFIGYRW; encoded by the coding sequence ATGCCTTTAGTAAATAGATTTTTTTTATTATTAGTATTAATATTATTTTCCCTTCAATCAAAATCACAAAGTACTCATATCAGATATCCTAATATAGAGGTAAATGATAATATTATAGTAAAAGCACTAATTCAATCGCCTTTGCTTTCGCTCGATATATCCGATAAAAACAAAATCGGCAAAAAAATAAGTTATTCACCAAATATTGTTGAAAGTATTGGTGCTGGCTTTGCATGTAATTTATTAGGGCTTTCCGTTTCTATTAAGTTACTCAGAAACGAAAAAAAAGATTTAAAATATGGAAAAACCGATTATAATAATTTTCAGGTTTACTTGTATGGAAGGCGAATTGGATTAGAAGCAAGTTACCAGTATTATAAAGGTTTTTACTTATTTAATGCTCCTTCATTTGATGTAAATTGGAATTATAATTCCAAATATCCAACTATTTCCACCATGGAAATTAATAACCTTACAATAAATTGTTTTTATATTTTCTCCAGAAAATTTTCAATAAAAGCATCATTCAATCAAACAGAGAGGCAATTAAAAAGCGCTGGTTCATTTCTATTTATGGCTTCTTTAAATCGCATATTTGTAAACAGCGATTCATCTCTGATTCCAAAAACAGAAAAACAAAACTATTCGGAATTCGACGCTTTCCGAAGGGGTGAATTTTATAATTATGAAGTTTCACCTGGTTATGCTTATTCAATTATTTTAAAGAGATTTTATTTCACGCCAATGTTATTTATAGGCGGAGGTTACCAAAAACAAGAATGTAATATTAAATCAAAATCGGATTTTGGTTATAAGCTTGGACTAAAATATTTCCTCGGATATAACGGAAAAAAAATTATCATTGGAGCATTCGGCATGAACGAAATATGGTTTGCAAAAGTTAGTAATGCTATATTACAGTTATATGCATCCAAGTATAGATTTTTTATCGGATATAGATGGTGA
- the trpS gene encoding tryptophan--tRNA ligase: METVVSGIRPTGNLHLGNYFGAMKNFIKMQYKHKCYFFIADFHSLTTHPTPENLMENIKQVLAEYLACGLDPEAATIYLQSDIHEIPELYLLLNMISYLGELERCTSFKEKVRTQPDNINAGLLTYPVLMATDILIHKASKVPVGKDQEQHLEMTRNFAARFNRMYNVNYFPEPVAYNFGEELIKIPGLDGSGKMGKSEGPNNAIFLVDEPDIIRKKVMKAVTDAGPTEINQKKPEVIENLFLLMNAVSSPETIKHFDDSYNNCLIKYGDLKKQLAEDIINFTNPFRDKIKELRANNAYLKKVAEEGAEKARKSSEKTLKEVREIVGFKDF, translated from the coding sequence TTGGAAACAGTAGTTAGCGGAATACGACCAACAGGCAACCTGCATCTCGGAAATTATTTCGGTGCAATGAAAAATTTTATTAAAATGCAGTACAAACATAAATGCTATTTTTTTATTGCCGATTTTCATTCACTCACAACACATCCCACACCCGAAAATCTAATGGAAAACATAAAGCAGGTGCTTGCCGAATACCTTGCTTGCGGCTTAGACCCTGAAGCTGCAACAATTTACCTGCAAAGTGATATTCATGAAATTCCCGAATTGTATTTGCTTTTGAATATGATTTCTTATTTAGGCGAACTCGAGAGATGCACATCGTTTAAAGAAAAAGTTCGCACTCAACCCGACAATATAAATGCAGGGTTGCTCACATATCCCGTTTTAATGGCAACTGATATTTTAATTCATAAGGCGAGCAAAGTTCCGGTAGGTAAAGACCAAGAACAACATCTTGAGATGACAAGAAATTTTGCTGCACGTTTCAACAGGATGTATAATGTAAATTATTTTCCCGAACCTGTTGCTTATAACTTCGGTGAAGAATTAATCAAAATTCCTGGACTTGACGGAAGCGGAAAAATGGGAAAATCGGAAGGACCAAACAATGCAATATTTTTAGTTGATGAACCCGATATTATCAGAAAAAAAGTAATGAAAGCAGTTACCGATGCAGGTCCAACCGAAATAAACCAAAAGAAACCCGAAGTAATAGAAAATCTTTTTCTACTGATGAATGCAGTTTCTTCTCCCGAAACAATAAAACATTTTGATGATTCATACAACAACTGCCTGATAAAATATGGCGACTTAAAAAAACAACTTGCTGAAGATATTATTAATTTCACAAATCCTTTTCGCGATAAAATAAAAGAATTAAGAGCAAACAATGCTTATCTGAAAAAGGTTGCCGAAGAAGGAGCAGAAAAAGCCAGAAAAAGTTCAGAAAAAACTTTAAAGGAAGTCAGAGAAATTGTTGGTTTTAAAGATTTTTAA
- a CDS encoding pyridoxal-phosphate dependent enzyme — protein sequence MINTKTPEASAIIEAYNRIKPYINQTPVLTCSSLNGIFDSELYFKCDNFQKTGSFKFRGAVNAVFSMDEDKIKNGVATHSSGNFAQALSLAARIKGVRAYIIMPSNSVKVKVDAVKEYGGEIIFCKPTLEARETTLNEVVKKTNAVFIHPYDDYNIIAGQGTACYELINEVENIDIISVPVGGGGLLSGTLLSAHYFSTKTKVIACEPEINYDARQSLIAGKIIPSINLNTIADGLRTSLGEKTFPIIKEYVKEIATVSEKAIIDAMKIVWERMKIIIEPSAAVTIAALLENKYDYRGKRIGIIFSGGNVDLEKLPWH from the coding sequence ATGATTAACACAAAAACACCCGAAGCTTCGGCGATTATTGAAGCATATAATCGTATAAAACCATATATCAATCAAACACCTGTTTTAACTTGCAGTTCATTAAACGGAATTTTTGACAGCGAATTGTATTTTAAATGCGATAATTTTCAGAAAACAGGTTCGTTCAAATTCAGAGGAGCTGTTAATGCTGTTTTTTCGATGGATGAAGATAAAATTAAAAATGGAGTGGCAACCCATTCATCGGGCAATTTTGCACAGGCACTTTCATTAGCTGCACGAATAAAAGGAGTGAGGGCATATATAATAATGCCGAGCAATTCGGTGAAAGTAAAAGTTGATGCCGTAAAAGAATATGGTGGAGAAATTATTTTTTGCAAGCCAACTCTTGAAGCAAGAGAAACAACTTTAAATGAAGTTGTGAAGAAAACAAATGCTGTATTTATTCATCCTTATGATGATTACAATATTATAGCAGGGCAGGGGACTGCCTGTTATGAACTTATTAATGAAGTTGAAAATATTGATATAATTTCGGTTCCTGTTGGCGGCGGTGGTTTATTGAGTGGTACATTATTGTCGGCTCATTATTTTTCTACGAAAACAAAAGTCATAGCTTGTGAACCCGAAATTAACTATGATGCTCGTCAATCTTTAATAGCAGGAAAAATAATTCCTTCTATAAATCTAAATACCATTGCAGATGGCTTAAGAACTTCTCTTGGTGAAAAAACTTTTCCGATAATTAAAGAGTATGTGAAAGAAATCGCCACTGTTAGCGAGAAAGCAATTATAGATGCAATGAAAATTGTTTGGGAGAGAATGAAAATTATTATTGAACCATCAGCAGCGGTTACAATTGCTGCATTGCTCGAAAATAAATATGATTATAGAGGAAAAAGAATAGGAATAATTTTTTCGGGTGGAAATGTTGATTTGGAAAAATTGCCTTGGCATTGA
- a CDS encoding nucleoside deaminase, with the protein MNNSILNFSDDYFMKEALKEAQKAFDKDEIPIGAVVVCENKIIARAHNQTETLNDTTAHAEMLAFTSATNFLGGKYLNKCTLYVTLEPCVMCAGACYWTQIKQIVYGASDEKRGYSLLNKKILHPKTKVISEVLEKECSEILKEFFKKKR; encoded by the coding sequence ATGAATAATTCAATATTAAATTTTTCTGATGATTACTTTATGAAAGAAGCTTTGAAAGAAGCACAAAAAGCTTTTGACAAAGATGAAATCCCCATTGGCGCAGTTGTTGTTTGTGAAAATAAAATCATAGCAAGAGCACACAATCAAACCGAAACCCTTAATGATACTACTGCTCATGCTGAAATGCTCGCTTTTACATCTGCAACAAATTTTCTTGGTGGAAAATATTTAAATAAATGTACTTTATACGTTACGCTTGAACCATGCGTTATGTGTGCGGGAGCGTGTTACTGGACACAAATTAAACAAATTGTTTATGGTGCTTCCGATGAAAAAAGAGGATATTCTCTATTAAATAAAAAAATATTACACCCAAAAACAAAAGTAATTTCAGAGGTTTTAGAAAAAGAGTGCAGCGAAATATTAAAAGAATTTTTTAAAAAGAAAAGATGA